From Sebaldella sp. S0638:
AGTCAATAAATCTGGACATAATCATAGGCGGAGGCGTAAATCTTGATAATCTGGAAACTCTTGTCAAAGAAACAGATATCAGTCAGATTCACATTGGTTCTGCTGCAAAAATAAACAAAAATCCTATTTTGGATTTAGACCCGGGAGCTGTGGAAAAAATTATGAAAATAGTGCACAGCAGATAAGGAACGGAATTTTTTAAAGGAGTTTAATACAGCTTATGAAAAAGATATTACTGATGTTTTTACTTTTATTTACACTCGGCTTTTCCGCGGACAAAGTTAATATTGAGATTTTTACACGTAAAGATTGTAAAAACTGTATCCATCTGGAGGAATTTCTGACGGAGCTATCAAAGAAAAGGGATGATTTTACCGTTACCAGATATGATATTAATGAAGATAAAAAAGCAAGAGAATTTTTTGACGAAGTTACCAAAAAGGGAAAACTCGTAAAAGGTACACCGGTTATCTATCTGAACGAAACTATTATTCAGGGTTTTGATTCGGGAGATACTACTGGAAAAGACATTACAGAGCTTATTGATTCAGGGAAGAAAAAAGACGCTATTCCCGGACTAAAAGCTTTTATGGAAAATTATGATCCTAATAAGATAAATACCAGCTATACCCAGAATACATGTGAAGGTGAGGAAGTTTGTGCCATTACACCTGTAACGGAGAAAAAATCCTATGTGGTTACAATTCCGCTTCTGAACAAAAAAGTGGATGTCATGAAATACTCACTGCCAAGTATGTCTTTTATTCTGGGAACTATTGACGGGTTTAATCCCTGTGCAATGTGGGTTTTGGTTTTATTCCTTACTGCACTTATAGCTATAGGCGATAAAAAGAAGATGTTTCTTGTAGCAGGTCTCTTTATTCTCGCTGAAGCTGTTATGTATTATCTGATTTTAAATATATGGATATTTACATGGGATTTTATCGGTTTGAACAGGATAATTACACCTCTTGTAGGATTGGTCGGGATTATCGGAGGTCTCTTATTTATAAGAAGTTATGTTAAGAACCGTAATGTAATTGCCTGTGAAGTAGGCGATTTTGAGAAAAAAGCAAAAATTTCCGGAAAAATTCAGGAACTGGCACATAAGCCGTTTACTATTCTCACAGGTATAGGTATCATTACTCTTGCCCTGTCGGTAAATGTAATAGAATTTGCCTGTTCTATAGGAATACCACAGACTTATACCAAAATTTTGGAAATGAATACAGTTTCTTTTTTAAGCAGACAATTATATAATTTTATTTATATTATAGGATATATGCTTGATGATATTGTGGTATTTGCACTTGCTTTATTCAGTATAAACAAACTAGCATCTTCTACGGGTAAATATTCAAAGCTTATGAATTTATTCGGCGGAATTCTTATGGTTATTCTCGGACTTATGCTTATTATAAAACCTGAAATATTAGTTTTTTAATTATAAAAAATGCACTATTTTTCCATAAATTTGAAAATAGTGCATTTTATTTTATATTATTC
This genomic window contains:
- a CDS encoding glutaredoxin, with the protein product MKKILLMFLLLFTLGFSADKVNIEIFTRKDCKNCIHLEEFLTELSKKRDDFTVTRYDINEDKKAREFFDEVTKKGKLVKGTPVIYLNETIIQGFDSGDTTGKDITELIDSGKKKDAIPGLKAFMENYDPNKINTSYTQNTCEGEEVCAITPVTEKKSYVVTIPLLNKKVDVMKYSLPSMSFILGTIDGFNPCAMWVLVLFLTALIAIGDKKKMFLVAGLFILAEAVMYYLILNIWIFTWDFIGLNRIITPLVGLVGIIGGLLFIRSYVKNRNVIACEVGDFEKKAKISGKIQELAHKPFTILTGIGIITLALSVNVIEFACSIGIPQTYTKILEMNTVSFLSRQLYNFIYIIGYMLDDIVVFALALFSINKLASSTGKYSKLMNLFGGILMVILGLMLIIKPEILVF